In Thioalkalivibrio paradoxus ARh 1, the following are encoded in one genomic region:
- the atpD gene encoding F0F1 ATP synthase subunit beta encodes MSSGKIVEIIGAVVDVEFPRNAVPRVYEALRLKDLDLTLEVQQQLGDGVVRTIAMGSTDGLKRQTEVVATGNAIQVPVGTATLGRVMDVLGRPVDNAGPVEAPEHWSIHRAAPSFDEQAGSTELLETGIKVIDLLCPFAKGGKVGLFGGAGVGKTVNMMELIRNIAIEHSGYSVFAGVGERTREGNDFYHEMKESNVLDKVALVYGQMNEPPGNRLRVALTGLTMAEFFRDEGRDVLMFIDNIYRYTLAGTEVSALLGRMPSAVGYQPTLAEEMGVLQERITSTQKGSITSIQAVYVPADDLTDPSPATTFAHLDATVVLSRQIAELGIYPAVDPLDSTSRQLDPNIIGHEHYDTARAVQNTLQRYKELKDIIAILGMDELSEDDKLLVARARKIQRFLSQPFFVAEVFTGSAGKYVSLKDTIRGFNAIVSGEYDHLPEQAFYMVGSIEEAAEKAEKLK; translated from the coding sequence ATGAGTTCTGGAAAGATTGTCGAAATCATCGGCGCGGTGGTCGACGTGGAGTTTCCGCGCAACGCTGTTCCGAGGGTCTACGAGGCTTTGCGCCTGAAGGACCTCGACCTGACGCTCGAGGTGCAGCAGCAGCTCGGCGACGGCGTCGTGCGCACCATCGCGATGGGCAGCACCGACGGACTGAAGCGCCAGACCGAGGTCGTCGCCACCGGCAACGCGATCCAGGTGCCGGTCGGCACCGCGACGCTGGGCCGGGTGATGGACGTACTCGGAAGGCCGGTCGACAACGCCGGTCCGGTCGAGGCGCCCGAGCACTGGTCGATCCACCGCGCCGCTCCCAGCTTCGACGAACAGGCGGGTTCGACCGAACTGCTCGAGACCGGCATCAAGGTGATCGACCTGCTCTGCCCGTTCGCGAAAGGTGGCAAGGTCGGCCTGTTCGGCGGCGCCGGGGTCGGCAAGACCGTGAACATGATGGAGCTGATCCGCAACATCGCGATCGAGCACAGCGGCTACTCGGTGTTCGCGGGCGTCGGCGAGCGGACCCGCGAGGGCAACGACTTCTACCACGAAATGAAGGAGTCGAACGTTCTCGACAAGGTCGCGCTGGTCTACGGCCAGATGAATGAGCCGCCGGGCAACCGCCTGCGCGTCGCGCTCACCGGCCTGACGATGGCCGAGTTCTTCCGCGACGAAGGCCGCGACGTGCTGATGTTCATCGACAACATCTACCGCTACACGCTGGCCGGAACCGAGGTGTCGGCGCTGCTCGGACGTATGCCGTCGGCGGTGGGCTACCAGCCGACGCTGGCCGAGGAAATGGGTGTGCTGCAGGAACGCATCACCTCGACCCAGAAGGGCTCGATCACGTCGATCCAGGCGGTCTACGTGCCGGCGGACGACTTGACCGACCCGTCGCCGGCGACGACCTTCGCGCACCTCGACGCGACCGTCGTGCTGTCGCGCCAGATCGCCGAGCTCGGGATCTATCCGGCGGTGGACCCGCTCGACTCGACCAGCCGCCAGCTCGATCCCAACATCATCGGGCACGAGCACTACGATACCGCGCGCGCGGTGCAGAACACGCTGCAGCGCTACAAGGAACTGAAGGACATCATCGCGATCCTCGGGATGGACGAACTGTCCGAGGACGACAAGCTGCTGGTGGCCCGGGCGCGCAAGATCCAGCGCTTCCTGTCGCAGCCGTTCTTCGTCGCCGAGGTGTTCACCGGTTCCGCGGGCAAGTACGTGTCGCTGAAGGACACGATCCGCGGCTTCAACGCGATCGTCTCCGGCGAATACGACCACCTGCCGGAGCAGGCGTTCTACATGGTCGGATCGATCGAGGAAGCCGCCGAGAAGGCCGAGAAACTCAAGTGA
- a CDS encoding F0F1 ATP synthase subunit delta has protein sequence MSDMTPVARPYARAAFELAQSQDALQIWDDELSLLAAIATDDRVRAVLADPRVERNAKAKLMLDIAEGELSPEVQNFLRLLAERGRLSALPSVQAQFAALKAETEKKVVAQVVSYRKVTQAQEKQILDALRQRLGCEVELDCSVDESLLGGVVIRAGDLVIDGSVRGKLNRMAAHLSR, from the coding sequence ATGTCCGACATGACTCCGGTCGCCCGCCCCTACGCTCGCGCGGCCTTCGAACTGGCGCAGTCGCAAGACGCGCTGCAGATCTGGGACGACGAACTCTCGCTGCTCGCGGCGATCGCCACCGACGACCGCGTGCGCGCCGTGCTTGCCGACCCGCGGGTCGAGCGAAACGCCAAGGCGAAGCTGATGCTGGACATCGCGGAAGGGGAGCTCAGCCCCGAGGTCCAGAACTTTCTGCGGCTGCTGGCCGAGCGCGGCCGGCTGTCCGCGTTGCCGTCGGTGCAGGCACAGTTCGCTGCGCTGAAGGCGGAAACCGAAAAGAAGGTCGTTGCGCAGGTCGTGTCCTACCGCAAGGTGACCCAGGCCCAGGAAAAACAGATTCTCGACGCGCTGCGTCAGCGTCTGGGCTGCGAGGTCGAACTGGATTGCTCGGTCGATGAATCCCTGCTCGGCGGCGTCGTGATCCGCGCCGGAGACCTGGTCATCGACGGGTCGGTGCGGGGCAAGCTGAACCGCATGGCCGCCCATTTGAGTCGCTAA
- the atpB gene encoding F0F1 ATP synthase subunit A, which yields MEEHIAHHLSNLTFGYHPETGLGFAMTSAEADAMGFWAIHVDSMLWSIGLGLLFILAFRAAAKRATAGVPGGWQNFVEWIVEFVDENVRGSFKHKNDMVAPLALTIFIWVFLLNLMDLVPVDLVPHLAYLAGVPYMKIVPTTDVNVTVGLALGVFILILYYSLKIKGPVGFIKELTGIPFQTKITVIKPIFWVINFVLETINLIAKPVSLALRLFGNLYAAEMIFILIGVMYSAGLVLGLVGGVLHVGWAIFHILVVPLQAFIFMVLTVVYIDMAYSEDH from the coding sequence ATGGAAGAGCACATCGCTCACCATCTGTCCAATCTCACCTTCGGTTACCATCCCGAGACGGGGCTGGGCTTCGCGATGACCAGTGCCGAAGCCGACGCGATGGGGTTCTGGGCCATCCACGTCGACTCGATGCTCTGGTCGATCGGCCTCGGCTTGCTGTTCATCCTGGCGTTCCGCGCCGCCGCCAAGCGGGCCACTGCCGGCGTGCCCGGCGGCTGGCAGAATTTCGTCGAGTGGATCGTCGAGTTCGTCGACGAGAACGTCCGCGGCTCGTTCAAGCACAAGAACGACATGGTCGCGCCACTGGCGCTGACGATCTTCATCTGGGTCTTCCTGCTGAACCTGATGGACCTGGTGCCGGTGGACCTGGTCCCGCACCTCGCCTACCTGGCCGGCGTGCCGTACATGAAGATCGTGCCGACCACCGACGTGAACGTGACCGTCGGCCTCGCGCTCGGCGTGTTCATCCTGATCCTGTACTACAGCCTGAAGATCAAGGGCCCGGTCGGCTTCATCAAGGAACTCACGGGGATCCCGTTTCAGACCAAGATCACCGTGATCAAGCCGATCTTCTGGGTGATCAACTTCGTGCTCGAGACGATCAACCTGATCGCGAAGCCGGTCTCTCTCGCACTGCGACTCTTCGGAAACCTCTACGCCGCGGAAATGATCTTCATCCTGATCGGCGTGATGTATTCCGCCGGCCTCGTGCTGGGACTGGTCGGCGGCGTGCTGCACGTCGGCTGGGCGATCTTCCACATTCTCGTCGTGCCGCTGCAGGCCTTCATCTTCATGGTGCTGACGGTCGTCTACATCGACATGGCGTACAGCGAAGACCACTAG
- the rsmG gene encoding 16S rRNA (guanine(527)-N(7))-methyltransferase RsmG, giving the protein MPEQPAAALTAACAARGLDPAWIPGVVRYLELLERWNRVHNLTAVRGAQAMLDRHVLDSLTLLPWLHGDRVLDVGSGAGLPGLVLALADPEREYLLVDSAAKRVRFLRAAIAELALSRVTALHTRIEDLRPEHGFATVVSRAFAAPPEFVRRAGHCVAPGGRLLAMLGQPGAAQAALPGGWSYRNIVPVSIPGSPASRHIAIIERESA; this is encoded by the coding sequence GTGCCTGAACAGCCTGCCGCGGCGCTGACCGCGGCCTGTGCGGCCCGCGGCCTCGACCCGGCGTGGATCCCGGGTGTGGTGCGCTATCTCGAGCTGCTCGAGCGCTGGAACCGGGTCCACAACCTGACCGCCGTCCGGGGCGCACAGGCCATGCTCGACCGTCACGTGCTCGACAGCCTGACCCTGCTGCCGTGGCTGCACGGCGACCGGGTGTTGGACGTCGGCAGCGGCGCCGGGCTTCCGGGCCTGGTGCTGGCGCTGGCCGACCCGGAACGGGAGTACCTGCTGGTGGACTCGGCGGCAAAGCGCGTGCGCTTCCTGCGGGCGGCGATCGCGGAACTGGCGCTGTCACGCGTCACCGCGCTGCACACGCGCATCGAGGACCTGCGGCCGGAGCACGGTTTTGCTACCGTGGTGTCGCGGGCTTTCGCCGCGCCCCCGGAGTTCGTGCGCCGGGCCGGGCATTGCGTGGCACCGGGCGGCCGGCTGCTGGCGATGCTTGGCCAGCCCGGGGCCGCGCAGGCCGCCCTGCCCGGAGGGTGGTCGTATCGCAACATCGTACCGGTTAGCATTCCCGGGTCACCGGCCAGCCGGCACATCGCCATCATCGAGAGAGAAAGCGCGTGA
- a CDS encoding ParB/RepB/Spo0J family partition protein: MVKRRSGLGRGLEALLSGNERPEPDQDRLEHLPIEQVRRGRYQPRVHMAPEALEELATSIRSQGIVQPIVVRRIGDGYELIAGERRWRAAQIAGLETIPAVVRDIPDQAAAAMALIENIQRENLNPLEEAEAIRRLIGEFEMTHQTAADAVGRSRTAVTNLLRLLELHDTVKERVSRRELEMGHARCLLALPTERQPHAAELIVKRQLSVRESERLVRRLLAEPATLAPAPRPLPEVRQLETRLSDTLGAAVQVRYNRAGKGRLVIEYNSLDELDGILAHIH; the protein is encoded by the coding sequence ATGGTCAAACGCAGAAGTGGTCTCGGACGAGGGCTCGAAGCCCTGCTCAGCGGCAACGAACGCCCGGAGCCGGATCAGGACCGGCTGGAACACCTGCCGATCGAGCAGGTTCGCAGAGGCCGGTACCAGCCCCGGGTGCACATGGCGCCCGAGGCACTCGAGGAACTCGCGACCTCGATCCGCTCCCAGGGAATCGTACAGCCGATCGTGGTGCGCCGGATCGGCGACGGCTACGAACTGATCGCCGGCGAACGCCGCTGGCGCGCGGCCCAGATAGCCGGACTCGAAACCATCCCGGCGGTCGTGCGCGACATCCCGGACCAGGCCGCGGCGGCGATGGCGCTGATCGAGAACATCCAGCGCGAGAACCTGAACCCGCTGGAAGAGGCCGAGGCGATCCGCCGGCTGATCGGCGAGTTCGAGATGACGCACCAGACCGCGGCCGACGCGGTCGGCCGTTCCCGCACCGCGGTCACGAATCTGCTGCGGCTGCTCGAACTGCACGATACGGTGAAGGAGCGGGTCAGCCGGCGCGAACTGGAGATGGGCCACGCCCGTTGCCTGCTCGCGCTGCCCACGGAACGGCAGCCGCATGCGGCGGAATTGATCGTGAAGCGCCAGCTGTCGGTGCGCGAATCCGAGCGACTGGTGCGCCGCCTGCTGGCCGAACCCGCGACGCTGGCCCCGGCACCGCGCCCACTGCCGGAGGTGCGCCAACTGGAGACCCGGCTGTCGGACACCCTCGGGGCCGCAGTGCAGGTGCGCTACAACCGGGCAGGCAAGGGACGCCTGGTGATCGAGTACAACAGCCTGGACGAACTCGATGGCATCCTCGCCCATATTCATTGA
- a CDS encoding F0F1 ATP synthase subunit B gives MNINLTIIGQLLAFSVFVWFTMRFVWPPLSGALETRRKKIADGLAAAERGQNEQRLAEERAKDVIKQAKQQANEILAAAQKRANEVVEESKTTAREEGERIKEAAQADIEQELNRAREELRKQLSRLVVQGAEQILAKEIDAKAHGNLLKDLASRL, from the coding sequence ATGAACATCAATCTGACCATCATCGGCCAGTTGCTGGCATTCAGCGTATTCGTATGGTTCACCATGCGTTTCGTCTGGCCGCCGCTGTCCGGTGCTCTGGAGACGCGGCGCAAGAAGATCGCCGACGGCCTCGCTGCCGCCGAGCGGGGCCAGAACGAGCAACGTCTCGCCGAGGAACGGGCGAAGGACGTGATCAAGCAGGCCAAGCAGCAGGCCAACGAGATCCTCGCCGCCGCACAGAAGCGTGCCAACGAGGTGGTCGAAGAAAGCAAGACCACGGCCCGCGAGGAAGGCGAGCGCATCAAGGAAGCCGCCCAGGCCGACATTGAGCAGGAACTGAACCGGGCACGCGAGGAACTCCGCAAGCAGCTGTCCAGGCTGGTGGTGCAGGGCGCCGAACAGATCCTGGCCAAGGAGATCGACGCGAAGGCGCACGGCAACCTGCTGAAAGATCTGGCTTCACGGCTGTAA
- a CDS encoding ATP synthase subunit I has protein sequence MTPKTATPAVQSFGLQLALTLIVSAALLPLGTGPAFAALLGGIIAAAGNLLVIALVFRRYRAAEPGSLATRMMGAELARLGLVAAGFGLVFANVKDPAVFALFGTFLAVHLVPVWWMHRVSAQAMKR, from the coding sequence ATGACGCCAAAGACCGCCACGCCCGCAGTGCAGTCGTTCGGATTGCAGCTCGCGTTGACGCTGATCGTCTCGGCCGCCCTCCTTCCGCTCGGCACTGGCCCGGCCTTCGCGGCGCTGTTGGGCGGGATCATTGCAGCCGCGGGCAACCTGCTCGTGATCGCGCTGGTGTTCCGACGCTATCGGGCGGCAGAGCCAGGAAGCCTGGCAACCCGTATGATGGGTGCCGAACTGGCGCGGCTCGGGCTGGTCGCAGCCGGATTCGGCCTCGTGTTCGCCAACGTGAAGGATCCGGCGGTGTTCGCGCTGTTCGGCACCTTCCTGGCGGTGCACCTTGTGCCGGTGTGGTGGATGCACCGGGTTTCTGCTCAAGCAATGAAGAGATAA
- the mnmG gene encoding tRNA uridine-5-carboxymethylaminomethyl(34) synthesis enzyme MnmG produces MRNLFDVIVIGGGHAGTEAALAAARTGACTLLLTHNIETIGQMSCNPAIGGIGKGHLVREIDALGGAMAEAADRAGIHFRVLNRRKGPAVRATRAQADRQRYRQAIRRIVDGQPNLRIFQQAVADIRMQGERATSVVTEAGLTFEARTVVLTVGTFLNGRIHIGAEQHPGGRAGDPPSVRLAARLREMAFAVGRLKTGTPPRVDGRTVDFSALEPQPGDDPRPVFSFLGDRGQHPMQRLCHIARTTERTHDLIRANLHQAPMYTGQIEGTGPRYCPSIEDKVVRFADKTSHQVFVEPEGLDTEELYPNGISTSLPYAVQLQVVQSLPGFADAHLTRPGYAIEYDYFDPRGLLPSLATRAVSNLFFAGQINGTTGYEEAAAQGLIAGLNAARCARDEPPWTPGRADGYIGVLIDDLVTRGTNEPYRMFTSRAEYRLLLREDNADLRLTPRGRELGLVDDRRWHAFGERARAIEAEQARLSSLRVDRARRDDAELAEYLGGRPEDATLMDLLRRPQVDYQGLLARLPELAVDLPESVADQVEIQAKYAGYIERQMDEIRRQDRFETTALPADLDYERVHGLSAEIRQTLTRFRPHTLGQAQRIPGVTPAALSALAVHLKQRAARA; encoded by the coding sequence ATGCGCAATCTCTTCGACGTGATCGTGATCGGCGGCGGCCACGCCGGCACCGAAGCCGCGCTGGCGGCCGCGCGCACCGGTGCGTGCACGCTGCTGCTGACCCACAACATCGAGACCATCGGCCAGATGAGCTGCAACCCGGCGATCGGCGGGATCGGCAAGGGGCACCTGGTGCGCGAGATCGATGCCCTCGGCGGCGCAATGGCCGAGGCCGCGGACCGCGCAGGGATCCATTTCCGGGTACTGAACCGGCGCAAGGGGCCGGCGGTGCGCGCAACCCGGGCGCAGGCCGACCGCCAGCGCTACCGGCAGGCGATCCGGCGGATCGTCGACGGCCAGCCGAACCTGCGCATCTTCCAGCAGGCGGTTGCCGACATCCGCATGCAGGGCGAACGCGCGACCAGCGTGGTCACCGAGGCGGGCCTGACCTTCGAGGCAAGAACGGTCGTATTGACCGTCGGCACCTTCCTGAACGGCCGGATCCACATCGGCGCCGAGCAGCACCCCGGCGGTCGTGCCGGCGACCCTCCGAGTGTCAGGCTCGCGGCGCGGCTGCGCGAGATGGCGTTCGCGGTCGGCCGGCTGAAGACCGGGACACCGCCGCGGGTCGACGGACGCACGGTGGACTTTTCCGCGCTCGAGCCGCAGCCGGGCGACGACCCCCGGCCGGTGTTCTCGTTCCTCGGCGACCGCGGCCAGCACCCGATGCAGCGGCTGTGCCACATCGCGCGCACCACCGAGCGCACGCACGACCTGATCCGCGCCAACCTGCACCAGGCCCCGATGTACACCGGCCAGATCGAGGGCACCGGCCCTCGCTACTGCCCGTCGATCGAGGACAAGGTCGTGCGCTTCGCCGACAAGACGAGTCACCAGGTGTTCGTGGAACCCGAGGGCCTCGATACCGAGGAGCTGTACCCGAACGGGATTTCCACCAGCCTGCCCTATGCGGTGCAACTCCAGGTGGTGCAAAGCCTGCCGGGATTCGCCGACGCCCACCTGACCCGCCCGGGCTACGCGATCGAATACGACTATTTCGACCCGCGCGGCCTGCTGCCGTCGCTGGCCACACGCGCCGTCTCGAACCTGTTCTTCGCTGGGCAGATCAACGGCACCACCGGATACGAGGAGGCCGCGGCGCAGGGCCTGATCGCCGGACTGAACGCGGCACGCTGCGCGCGCGACGAGCCGCCGTGGACGCCCGGCCGCGCCGACGGCTACATCGGCGTGCTGATCGACGACCTGGTGACCCGGGGCACCAACGAGCCGTACCGGATGTTCACCTCGCGCGCCGAGTACCGGCTGCTGCTGCGCGAGGACAACGCCGATTTGCGCCTGACGCCGCGCGGGCGCGAACTGGGCCTGGTCGACGATCGCCGCTGGCACGCGTTCGGCGAACGGGCGCGGGCGATCGAGGCGGAACAGGCGCGTCTGTCCTCGCTGCGCGTCGACCGCGCGCGGCGCGACGATGCGGAGCTGGCCGAGTATCTGGGCGGACGCCCCGAGGATGCGACGCTGATGGATCTGCTGCGCCGGCCGCAAGTGGACTACCAGGGCCTGCTCGCGCGGCTTCCGGAACTCGCGGTGGACCTCCCCGAGTCGGTCGCCGACCAGGTCGAGATCCAGGCCAAGTACGCGGGCTACATCGAGCGCCAGATGGACGAGATTCGGCGGCAGGATCGCTTCGAGACCACCGCGCTGCCGGCGGATCTCGACTACGAGCGCGTCCACGGGCTGTCCGCCGAGATCCGGCAGACGCTGACCCGATTCCGACCGCACACGCTGGGTCAGGCCCAGCGCATTCCCGGGGTCACGCCGGCGGCGCTGTCGGCGCTGGCCGTTCATCTGAAGCAGCGCGCCGCCCGTGCCTGA
- the atpG gene encoding F0F1 ATP synthase subunit gamma, with protein sequence MAGTKEIRSQIKSIKSTQKITKAMEMVAASKMRRAQERMEESRPYARKIHSVIGHVAMANAEYRHPFMMEREVKRVAMIIVSTDRGLCGGLNVNLFKKAVTEMRHYREQGIEVDLCLFGNKALGFFKRLGGNIIAEATHLGDRPRLTDLIGGIKVVLDRFREGQIDRVLLVENKFVNTMTQKPVVSQMLPTAPSDERELKHHWDYIYEPDTHPVLDTLLERYVESMIYQAVVENVACEMAARMVAMKSASDNAGSLIKELQLIYNKARQAAITQEISEIVGGAAAV encoded by the coding sequence ATGGCGGGCACAAAGGAAATCCGGTCGCAGATCAAGAGTATCAAGAGTACTCAGAAGATCACCAAGGCGATGGAAATGGTCGCCGCGTCGAAGATGCGGCGGGCCCAGGAGCGGATGGAAGAATCGCGCCCCTACGCCCGAAAGATCCACAGCGTGATCGGACACGTCGCGATGGCGAACGCCGAGTACCGGCATCCGTTCATGATGGAACGCGAGGTCAAGCGGGTCGCGATGATCATCGTCTCGACCGACCGCGGGCTCTGCGGCGGCCTGAACGTGAATCTGTTCAAGAAAGCCGTCACGGAGATGCGGCACTACCGCGAGCAGGGGATCGAGGTCGACCTGTGCCTGTTCGGCAACAAGGCGCTCGGTTTCTTCAAGCGCCTGGGCGGCAACATCATCGCCGAGGCCACCCATCTCGGCGACCGGCCGCGGCTGACCGACCTGATCGGCGGCATCAAGGTCGTGCTCGACCGTTTCCGCGAGGGCCAGATCGACCGTGTGCTGCTGGTCGAGAACAAGTTCGTGAACACGATGACGCAGAAGCCGGTCGTGTCGCAGATGCTGCCGACCGCGCCCAGCGACGAGCGCGAGCTGAAGCACCATTGGGACTACATCTACGAGCCCGACACGCACCCGGTGCTCGACACGCTGCTCGAACGCTACGTCGAGTCGATGATTTACCAGGCAGTGGTCGAGAACGTGGCCTGCGAGATGGCCGCGCGCATGGTGGCGATGAAGTCGGCCTCGGACAATGCCGGCTCGCTGATCAAGGAGCTGCAGCTGATCTACAACAAGGCCCGCCAGGCGGCGATCACGCAGGAGATCTCGGAGATCGTCGGCGGCGCCGCTGCCGTGTAG
- a CDS encoding ParA family protein, translating into MTQTLAITNQKGGVGKTTTCVNLAASLVRLGRRVLVIDLDPQGNATTGSGHDKHGQGPTSCELLLGEERLAGCVRRVDSGFDLVPANGDLTLAEVRLMTMERREFRLREMLQSASSDYHHVLIDCPPSLNLLTVNALVAADGVLIPMQCEYYALEGLTALMGTIESIQRGPNPRLRIAGLLRTMFDPRNRLSGEVSDQLLGHFGERVFRTIVPRNVRLAEAPSFGQPALLYDASSRGAVAYLALAGEMLRRPASGGPSPAGI; encoded by the coding sequence GTGACTCAGACCTTGGCCATCACGAACCAGAAGGGCGGGGTCGGCAAGACCACCACCTGCGTGAATCTGGCCGCATCGCTGGTGCGGCTCGGGCGGCGGGTGCTGGTGATCGACCTGGACCCCCAGGGAAACGCGACCACCGGCAGCGGCCACGACAAGCACGGCCAGGGCCCGACGAGCTGCGAGCTGCTGCTGGGCGAAGAAAGGCTCGCCGGCTGCGTGCGCCGGGTCGATTCGGGGTTCGACCTGGTGCCGGCCAACGGCGACCTGACCCTGGCCGAGGTCCGGCTGATGACGATGGAGCGCCGCGAGTTCCGGCTGCGCGAAATGCTCCAGAGCGCGAGTTCCGACTACCACCACGTGCTGATCGACTGCCCGCCGTCGCTGAACCTGCTGACGGTGAACGCGCTGGTCGCAGCCGACGGCGTGCTGATCCCGATGCAGTGCGAGTACTACGCGCTGGAAGGACTGACCGCGCTGATGGGCACGATCGAGAGCATCCAGCGCGGACCCAACCCGCGGCTGCGCATCGCCGGACTGCTACGGACGATGTTCGATCCGCGCAACCGGCTGTCCGGCGAGGTCTCCGATCAGCTGCTGGGGCACTTCGGCGAGCGCGTGTTCCGGACCATCGTGCCGCGCAACGTACGCCTGGCCGAGGCGCCGAGCTTCGGCCAGCCGGCCTTGCTGTATGATGCCAGCTCGCGCGGGGCGGTGGCCTACCTGGCGCTGGCCGGAGAAATGCTACGCCGTCCCGCGAGCGGAGGCCCCTCGCCCGCCGGGATCTGA
- the atpE gene encoding F0F1 ATP synthase subunit C — MEMANALIVLAGSLLLGLAAVGAAIGVGTLGGRFLEGAARQPELIPMLRTQFFIVMGLTDAVPMIGVGIGLYVLFALGG, encoded by the coding sequence ATGGAAATGGCAAACGCTCTGATCGTCCTGGCTGGCTCCCTGCTTCTGGGTCTGGCCGCCGTCGGCGCCGCGATCGGCGTGGGAACCCTTGGCGGCCGCTTTCTCGAAGGCGCCGCGCGCCAGCCCGAACTGATCCCGATGCTGCGCACCCAGTTCTTCATCGTGATGGGTCTGACCGACGCGGTCCCGATGATCGGCGTCGGTATCGGCCTGTACGTGCTGTTCGCCCTGGGCGGCTGA
- the atpA gene encoding F0F1 ATP synthase subunit alpha, translated as MQLNPSEISDLIKQRIEKFEVSEEARNEGTVVSLTDGICRIHGLSDVMQGEMIEFPGDTYGMALNLERDSVGAVVLGDYKNISEGDTVRCTGRILEVPVGAGLLGRVVDALGRPIDGKGPVATDMTTPIEKIAPGVIERQSVSQPLQTGLKAIDSMVPIGRGQRELIIGDRQTGKTAVAVDAIINQIGSGVKCIYVAVGQKASSVANVVRRLEDAGAMEHTIIVAANASESAAMQFIAPYSGCSMGEYFRDRGEDALIIYDDLTKQAWAYRQVSLLLRRPPGREAYPGDVFYLHSRLLERASRVNAEYVEQFTNGEVTGRTGSLTALPIIETQAGDVSAFVPTNVISITDGQIFLETDLFNAGIRPAINAGLSVSRVGGAAQTKIIKKLGGGVRLALAQYRELAAFSQFASDLDELTRKQLDRGKRVTELMKQGQFSPLSIAEMAFSLFAANEGFLDDVEADQIVRFEKALLDYIRSSQKALLDTINESGDYNAEIESGMRKALEEFKAKHSW; from the coding sequence ATGCAACTGAACCCTTCCGAGATCAGTGATCTCATCAAACAGCGCATCGAAAAGTTCGAGGTCAGCGAAGAGGCCCGGAACGAGGGGACCGTGGTCAGCCTGACCGACGGCATCTGCCGCATCCACGGCCTCAGCGACGTGATGCAGGGGGAAATGATCGAATTCCCCGGCGACACCTACGGCATGGCGCTGAACCTCGAGCGCGACTCGGTCGGCGCGGTGGTCCTCGGCGACTACAAGAACATCAGCGAAGGCGACACGGTGCGCTGCACCGGGCGCATCCTCGAAGTGCCGGTCGGCGCCGGCCTGCTCGGCCGCGTGGTCGACGCACTCGGGCGGCCGATCGATGGCAAGGGCCCGGTCGCGACCGACATGACCACGCCGATCGAAAAGATCGCGCCGGGCGTAATCGAGCGCCAGTCGGTTTCGCAGCCGCTGCAGACCGGTCTGAAGGCGATCGACTCGATGGTGCCGATCGGCCGCGGCCAGCGCGAACTGATCATCGGCGACCGCCAGACCGGCAAGACCGCGGTGGCCGTGGACGCGATCATCAACCAGATCGGCTCGGGCGTGAAGTGCATTTACGTCGCGGTGGGCCAGAAGGCCTCGTCGGTCGCGAACGTCGTGCGCCGGCTCGAGGACGCGGGGGCGATGGAGCACACCATCATCGTCGCGGCCAACGCTTCCGAATCGGCCGCGATGCAGTTCATCGCGCCCTACTCCGGCTGTTCGATGGGCGAGTACTTCCGCGACCGCGGCGAAGACGCACTGATCATCTACGACGACCTGACCAAGCAGGCCTGGGCCTACCGCCAGGTGTCGCTGCTGCTGCGCCGCCCGCCCGGCCGCGAGGCGTATCCCGGCGACGTGTTCTACCTTCATTCGCGGTTGCTGGAGCGCGCATCGCGCGTGAATGCCGAATACGTCGAGCAGTTCACCAACGGCGAAGTCACCGGCCGCACCGGCTCGCTGACCGCGCTGCCGATCATCGAGACCCAGGCCGGTGACGTGTCGGCGTTCGTTCCGACCAACGTGATCTCGATCACCGACGGGCAGATCTTCCTGGAAACCGACCTGTTCAACGCCGGCATCCGGCCCGCGATCAACGCCGGTCTGTCGGTATCGCGCGTGGGCGGTGCCGCCCAGACCAAGATCATCAAGAAGCTCGGCGGCGGCGTGCGCCTGGCGCTGGCGCAGTACCGCGAACTCGCCGCGTTCTCGCAGTTCGCGTCCGATCTCGACGAACTGACCCGCAAGCAGCTCGACCGCGGCAAGCGGGTGACCGAACTGATGAAACAGGGGCAGTTCTCGCCGCTGTCGATCGCGGAGATGGCGTTCTCGCTGTTCGCTGCCAACGAGGGCTTCCTCGACGACGTCGAGGCCGACCAGATCGTGCGCTTCGAGAAGGCATTGCTCGACTACATCCGCTCCTCGCAGAAAGCGCTGCTGGACACGATCAACGAGTCCGGCGATTACAACGCGGAGATCGAATCGGGGATGCGCAAGGCCCTGGAAGAGTTCAAGGCCAAACACAGCTGGTAA